A region of Bacteroidales bacterium DNA encodes the following proteins:
- a CDS encoding type II CAAX endopeptidase family protein, translating to MRKLIINSVLIVLAFIIAHFGRDVLHSYVAIPFLTHFFRVSYFYFWWFFPTLLVLGILYGFKDLLKNLGLNKGLLIGFLFALITVLPMLISSAIIGKIDENHDFGILFQNTFCAGFFEEYLFRGFLFGILFRKLKWGFIPASILGALIFGLGHIYQGSTPMETLGVFAVTSIGAIWFAWLYIEWNANLWVPIFLHTFMNLSWLLFEMSENALGGLYTNLFRAVTIALTIIITIRYHKERGLKISRENLIINNNS from the coding sequence ATGAGAAAACTAATAATAAATTCAGTATTAATTGTGTTGGCTTTCATAATCGCACATTTTGGAAGGGATGTGTTGCATTCTTATGTGGCAATACCTTTTTTGACACACTTTTTTAGAGTGTCGTACTTCTATTTTTGGTGGTTTTTCCCTACTTTATTGGTTCTTGGAATATTATACGGATTTAAGGATTTACTAAAAAACTTAGGGTTAAACAAAGGATTGCTAATCGGTTTTTTATTTGCTCTTATAACAGTGCTACCCATGCTCATCAGCTCTGCAATAATTGGCAAAATTGATGAGAATCATGATTTTGGAATTTTATTTCAGAATACATTTTGTGCAGGTTTTTTTGAGGAATATTTATTTAGAGGTTTTTTGTTCGGAATATTATTCCGAAAATTAAAGTGGGGCTTTATTCCCGCATCAATATTAGGTGCCTTGATTTTTGGCTTAGGTCACATTTATCAAGGCTCAACACCTATGGAAACATTAGGAGTGTTTGCCGTAACATCCATTGGGGCAATTTGGTTCGCATGGTTGTATATTGAATGGAATGCGAATTTATGGGTTCCAATATTTCTTCACACATTTATGAATTTGTCCTGGCTTTTATTTGAAATGAGTGAAAATGCTCTGGGAGGACTCTACACAAATCTATTTAGAGCAGTAACAATAGCACTGACAATAATTATTACAATTCGCTACCATAAAGAAAGAGGATTGAAAATAAGTCGGGAAAATTTAATTATCAATAACAACAGTTAA
- a CDS encoding biofilm PGA synthesis protein PgaB, which yields MKNLSLLLLIFTFAITACQNETKNKVENTNTSTFIKVGVFDKNGDSPDCITDALEALKIDKEIEPRVVSAAEIMLGDADDIDVFLFPGGSGRSETGSLGELGQQKVIELVKTQGKGVVGICAGAYILTETPDYPSLALSGGEAIDIEHDNRGHGLVKFSVTEAGKKIFPELTNQEIYFSQYYEGPVLIPAKDSQYKYESLATMLSDVHTVEGAPANMTNNRPFIIITDVEKGKTASVVGHPENTPGMRWIVPRLVRVVAGKELVSYNENVVRPEIYTKEILFTEELSKHQRTAYNNLIKSKEEKLKAMQDIVDMSSWSAKKWIPPMMRDNDFDVRLLAAKLTVYLERTDAINDLKAAVKNESNLENKRLLQEQLQLLENMLGRKLLIPGQKQ from the coding sequence ATGAAAAACTTATCATTGCTATTACTGATTTTCACATTTGCTATTACAGCGTGTCAAAACGAAACCAAAAACAAAGTAGAAAACACGAACACATCCACGTTTATAAAAGTAGGCGTCTTCGACAAAAATGGCGACAGCCCGGATTGTATAACGGATGCCCTGGAAGCATTAAAAATTGACAAAGAGATCGAACCCCGCGTCGTTTCGGCAGCCGAAATTATGCTGGGAGATGCGGATGATATCGACGTATTCCTGTTCCCGGGTGGCAGCGGCAGAAGCGAAACCGGCAGCCTGGGAGAATTGGGTCAGCAAAAAGTTATTGAGCTGGTAAAAACACAAGGCAAAGGTGTGGTCGGGATTTGTGCCGGTGCATATATTCTAACGGAGACGCCTGATTATCCTTCATTGGCGCTGAGTGGCGGCGAAGCAATCGACATAGAGCACGACAACCGCGGACATGGTTTGGTGAAATTTTCGGTTACAGAGGCCGGCAAAAAGATTTTCCCTGAGCTTACGAATCAGGAAATTTATTTCTCGCAGTATTACGAAGGCCCTGTGCTGATTCCTGCTAAAGATTCCCAATATAAATACGAATCGTTGGCCACCATGCTGAGCGATGTGCACACTGTGGAAGGCGCGCCGGCAAACATGACCAACAACCGTCCGTTTATAATTATCACTGATGTTGAAAAGGGAAAGACAGCTTCGGTTGTCGGGCATCCGGAAAATACGCCGGGTATGCGCTGGATAGTGCCGCGCCTGGTAAGAGTTGTGGCCGGAAAGGAGCTTGTTTCGTACAATGAAAACGTTGTGCGTCCGGAGATATATACAAAGGAAATTCTATTTACGGAAGAGTTAAGCAAACACCAGCGGACGGCCTACAACAACCTGATTAAATCCAAAGAAGAAAAGCTGAAAGCGATGCAGGATATCGTTGATATGAGTTCCTGGTCGGCCAAAAAATGGATACCGCCCATGATGCGGGACAATGATTTTGATGTACGGTTATTAGCAGCCAAACTTACGGTATATCTGGAAAGAACCGATGCAATAAACGATTTGAAAGCTGCTGTGAAGAACGAATCAAACCTGGAAAACAAACGGCTACTGCAGGAGCAGCTTCAGTTGTTGGAGAATATGTTGGGTAGGAAACTATTGATACCCGGTCAAAAACAATAG
- a CDS encoding CPBP family intramembrane glutamic endopeptidase: MINAILEPTIHLIIVLPIILLTLKSKKKESLKILLAFSIFFLLNSTLLFLPLKFEELRIIGGNWNWNGKIFAILGSIIFLLLYRKFELKDYHLTFNQNKEFLKEGVIIISVLLIIQTVLGLIYKSPKEWNAETFLFQLTMPGIDEEIAFRGIMLGLLTKILKPTSKTLFHPAIIITSLLFGMAHGLFLNESYELTFNSHPFFTTLIHGMIWGFVTIKSGSILLALVSHNIGNVTNQLISMNK; encoded by the coding sequence ATGATAAACGCAATTTTAGAACCTACTATTCATTTGATAATTGTATTACCAATTATTTTACTAACTCTGAAAAGCAAAAAAAAGGAAAGTTTGAAAATTTTGCTTGCTTTCTCAATTTTCTTCCTTTTAAATAGTACACTTCTATTTCTTCCATTGAAATTTGAGGAATTAAGGATAATTGGCGGAAATTGGAATTGGAATGGCAAAATATTTGCAATTTTAGGTTCTATAATATTTTTATTACTCTACAGAAAATTTGAATTAAAAGATTATCATTTAACTTTCAATCAAAATAAAGAATTCTTAAAAGAAGGGGTTATAATAATCTCAGTACTTTTAATAATACAAACAGTTTTGGGTTTAATCTATAAATCTCCTAAAGAATGGAATGCAGAAACATTTCTCTTTCAATTAACAATGCCTGGAATCGATGAAGAAATAGCTTTTCGGGGAATTATGCTTGGATTATTAACTAAAATACTCAAACCAACTTCTAAAACTCTTTTTCATCCTGCAATTATTATAACTTCATTATTATTTGGAATGGCACACGGACTTTTTCTCAACGAATCTTATGAACTAACATTTAATAGTCATCCGTTTTTCACCACATTAATTCACGGAATGATCTGGGGATTTGTAACAATTAAAAGTGGGAGTATTTTACTTGCACTTGTTTCTCATAATATTGGAAATGTAACAAATCAATTAATAAGTATGAATAAGTAA
- a CDS encoding FRG domain-containing protein — protein sequence MSNVILVKSVSEFIQNIFELNKIAIDSNSPSVSSINFYRGQSNFEWELEPKLYRENLLNKESVLIAEFLRIAPNHFENLTYFDKLVKMQHYGLPTRLLDTTRNPLVALFFACYDTNQKKQDGSVYFFPQLPVLNQNTSFISLLMKYAFEYSGISLDIAEFTKDVLNDKKIFSSHTLKYKTTDDVLHTLCKVRYYAVLPTLNNPRIYNQDGAFLLFGMKIKKITKSTNPGNLNKLYYDFDPIKFNNDLEKFWKNSKIFRIPASFKELVLGELGSIGISRNKMFPELEYQAEFITNMILKENNKH from the coding sequence ATGTCAAATGTCATTCTTGTAAAAAGCGTATCTGAATTTATTCAAAATATTTTTGAACTAAATAAAATTGCAATAGACTCAAATTCACCTTCTGTAAGCAGTATTAATTTTTATAGGGGGCAATCAAATTTCGAATGGGAATTGGAACCTAAACTATACAGAGAAAACTTATTAAATAAAGAAAGCGTATTAATTGCCGAATTTTTAAGAATTGCTCCAAATCATTTTGAAAACTTGACTTATTTTGACAAGCTCGTAAAAATGCAGCATTATGGTCTACCAACAAGACTATTGGACACAACTCGAAATCCACTTGTAGCTTTATTCTTTGCATGTTATGACACAAATCAAAAAAAACAAGATGGCTCTGTTTATTTTTTCCCCCAACTTCCGGTATTAAATCAGAATACTAGTTTTATTTCACTATTAATGAAATATGCTTTCGAATACTCAGGAATATCATTGGACATTGCGGAGTTTACTAAAGATGTTTTGAATGATAAAAAAATATTTTCCTCGCACACTCTAAAATATAAAACAACTGATGATGTACTTCATACTTTGTGTAAAGTTAGGTATTATGCAGTTTTACCAACTTTAAATAATCCTAGAATATACAATCAAGATGGTGCTTTTTTACTATTTGGAATGAAAATCAAAAAAATTACAAAAAGTACAAATCCCGGAAATCTAAATAAATTATACTACGACTTTGACCCAATTAAATTCAATAATGATTTAGAAAAGTTTTGGAAAAACTCAAAAATATTTAGGATTCCAGCATCATTTAAAGAATTAGTTTTAGGTGAATTAGGTTCTATAGGAATAAGTAGAAATAAAATGTTTCCAGAATTAGAATATCAAGCTGAATTTATTACAAATATGATATTAAAAGAAAACAACAAACACTAA
- a CDS encoding DMT family transporter, with amino-acid sequence MSTHKNQNLAYIGLILITMIVGLSFIFVKIALRYSGAMDLLAHRFTAAVLSIALLWIFGFVKLPRFSFKKARWLLLLSLFYPLLFFALQTFGLQHSTASEAGIIFATTPIITLIAASFFLKEKTTLIQKIGIVLSIAGILYIIYFTGEISGSTTLKGLLLLMLSVLVLVVYYVLGKVISARFSAMEITVWMTMLAFVVFNGFSIASHVQSHTLSQFFDPLVHTEFVWAVLYLGVLSSMLTAVLTNFALTQVPASQIAVFNNLSPLVSIAGGILILGEKLFTYHIIGGLMVLAGVAMTVFFKYQNKAKKQL; translated from the coding sequence ATGTCAACACATAAAAATCAAAACCTGGCTTACATCGGATTGATATTGATAACCATGATCGTTGGGTTATCATTCATTTTTGTAAAAATAGCGTTGCGATATTCCGGCGCCATGGACTTGCTGGCACATCGTTTTACGGCCGCAGTCCTCTCCATCGCACTCTTGTGGATTTTTGGTTTCGTCAAGCTACCCCGTTTTAGTTTCAAAAAGGCCAGGTGGTTATTGTTACTTTCGTTGTTCTATCCACTGCTGTTTTTTGCGTTACAGACTTTCGGATTACAGCACAGCACTGCATCAGAAGCAGGAATTATTTTTGCCACAACGCCGATTATCACACTCATTGCAGCCAGTTTTTTTCTTAAAGAGAAAACCACATTAATACAAAAAATCGGGATCGTATTGTCGATTGCCGGAATTCTGTACATCATCTATTTCACCGGAGAGATTTCCGGCAGCACTACCCTCAAAGGCTTGTTGCTGCTCATGTTGTCTGTATTAGTGCTGGTGGTATATTACGTTTTAGGGAAAGTGATTAGTGCTCGTTTTTCTGCCATGGAGATTACCGTGTGGATGACAATGCTCGCGTTCGTTGTATTCAACGGCTTTAGCATTGCAAGTCATGTCCAAAGCCACACGTTGAGCCAGTTTTTTGACCCATTGGTTCACACCGAATTCGTTTGGGCGGTATTGTATCTGGGCGTGCTCTCCTCCATGCTCACGGCCGTTCTCACCAATTTCGCTTTGACGCAGGTTCCCGCTTCACAGATAGCGGTGTTCAACAACCTCAGCCCGCTGGTTTCTATCGCCGGAGGCATCCTCATTCTTGGTGAAAAACTTTTCACTTATCATATTATTGGTGGCTTAATGGTTTTGGCAGGCGTGGCAATGACCGTGTTTTTTAAATATCAGAATAAGGCAAAGAAGCAACTTTAA
- a CDS encoding bifunctional helix-turn-helix domain-containing protein/methylated-DNA--[protein]-cysteine S-methyltransferase, with protein MNEKEYSDYSWIAEVIEYLQQNFREQPSLEAVAKKVHLSLSDFQKLFIDWAGVSAERFMEYISVHRAKQILNLAQPTLFETPPKTGLSGTAKSHDSFVEIERMTPEDYENKGEHLSINYSYHETLFGRILVASTHKGICYLAFSDDDQIAFADLKKRFSKATFTQQIDDIQQNALQIFTHDWSGINKIKLHLKGTEFQLIVWEALLKIPMGSLTTYGSIAETIQKPKAARAVGTAIGTNPIAYLIPCHRVIQSSGAFGGYMWGTTRKAAVIGWEQSAILSR; from the coding sequence ATGAACGAAAAAGAATACAGCGATTATAGCTGGATAGCAGAAGTTATCGAATACCTTCAGCAAAACTTCCGTGAGCAACCATCGCTTGAAGCAGTTGCGAAAAAAGTACATTTGAGCCTTTCTGATTTTCAAAAGCTTTTTATCGATTGGGCAGGCGTCAGCGCCGAAAGGTTCATGGAATATATAAGCGTTCATCGTGCAAAACAAATTCTGAACCTAGCACAACCCACATTATTTGAAACCCCACCCAAAACAGGACTTTCAGGAACTGCAAAATCGCACGACTCATTTGTAGAAATCGAGCGGATGACTCCCGAAGATTATGAAAATAAAGGAGAACATCTTTCCATAAATTACAGTTATCACGAAACCTTATTTGGTAGAATCCTGGTGGCTTCCACCCACAAAGGCATCTGTTATCTGGCGTTTTCGGACGATGACCAGATTGCTTTTGCAGATTTGAAAAAACGTTTCTCAAAAGCCACCTTCACCCAACAAATAGACGACATTCAGCAAAATGCTTTGCAGATTTTTACCCATGATTGGAGCGGGATTAATAAAATAAAACTCCACCTGAAAGGAACAGAATTTCAGCTAATAGTGTGGGAAGCACTTTTAAAAATTCCAATGGGAAGCTTAACAACCTACGGAAGTATAGCAGAAACCATCCAAAAGCCAAAAGCTGCACGAGCCGTCGGAACTGCTATCGGAACCAATCCCATCGCCTACTTAATTCCTTGTCATCGGGTCATCCAATCATCCGGCGCATTTGGCGGCTACATGTGGGGAACTACCCGAAAAGCCGCCGTGATTGGCTGGGAACAGTCGGCGATTCTCAGTCGGTAG
- a CDS encoding arylsulfatase produces MKKLINTCTGRIILVVFVGMLLSACTGQKRTNETEAARKPNIIYIMADDLGYGDLSITGQQKFKTPNIDKLAQEGILFTQHYSGSPVCSPSRSSLMTGTHSGHTFIRGNREVYPEGQYPLESAAVTVAELLKNEGYVTSAFGKWGLGNPGSEGDPNNQGFDEFYGYNCQRLAHNYFPYHLWHNQTKVMLEGNQQKLTNTYAPAIIHEQALAFIETNKDISFFLYYPSIIPHAELVAPEKTMQKFRAQFTPETPYKGIDDGESYKNGGYASQAAPHAAFAAMISLLDDQVGEIRQKLEELGIADNTLLIFTSDNGPHAEGGADPDFFDSNANFRGMKRDLYEGGIRVPMIAWWPKKIKPGSTSEHISAFWDFLPTACELAQITSPENIDGISYLPELLGNEQKAHDNLYWEFHEEGGKQAVRMGDWKAIRLNMSNNPDAPIELYNLANDAAEQNNVAPDHPEIVQKMAEIMAKEHTYSKEFAFEFEKK; encoded by the coding sequence ATGAAAAAACTAATTAATACATGTACAGGCAGGATAATCCTTGTGGTTTTTGTAGGGATGCTATTGAGCGCCTGCACCGGGCAAAAGCGCACGAATGAAACTGAAGCTGCCCGAAAGCCCAACATCATCTACATCATGGCCGACGATCTGGGCTATGGCGACCTGAGCATCACCGGACAGCAAAAATTCAAAACCCCCAACATTGACAAGCTGGCGCAGGAGGGAATCCTTTTTACCCAGCACTACTCCGGCTCTCCCGTTTGTTCGCCATCGCGTTCGTCGCTGATGACGGGCACACATTCCGGCCACACTTTTATCCGTGGCAACCGGGAAGTCTATCCCGAAGGGCAATATCCGCTGGAGTCGGCAGCAGTCACCGTTGCGGAACTTCTGAAAAATGAAGGCTATGTAACCAGCGCTTTTGGGAAATGGGGTCTTGGAAATCCGGGTTCGGAAGGCGACCCAAACAACCAGGGTTTTGACGAATTTTACGGCTACAATTGCCAGCGGCTGGCGCACAATTATTTTCCGTACCACCTGTGGCACAACCAAACCAAAGTGATGCTTGAGGGCAACCAACAGAAGCTAACCAATACTTATGCGCCGGCAATCATTCACGAGCAGGCGCTTGCCTTTATTGAAACGAATAAGGATATTAGCTTTTTCCTCTATTACCCATCCATTATTCCGCATGCAGAACTGGTGGCGCCCGAAAAAACTATGCAGAAATTTCGCGCACAGTTTACCCCGGAAACACCCTACAAAGGTATAGATGATGGCGAATCGTACAAAAATGGAGGTTATGCTTCCCAGGCAGCGCCGCATGCAGCGTTTGCCGCAATGATTAGTTTGCTCGACGATCAGGTGGGCGAAATCCGACAGAAGCTGGAAGAGTTGGGCATCGCCGACAACACGCTCCTCATCTTCACTTCCGACAACGGCCCCCATGCGGAAGGCGGTGCCGATCCCGATTTTTTCGACAGCAATGCAAATTTCAGAGGGATGAAACGGGATTTGTACGAAGGCGGAATCCGGGTGCCGATGATTGCTTGGTGGCCCAAGAAAATCAAGCCGGGAAGCACTTCTGAGCATATTTCTGCTTTTTGGGATTTTTTGCCCACGGCTTGCGAACTAGCCCAAATAACCTCGCCGGAAAATATAGATGGTATTTCCTACCTGCCGGAACTGTTGGGCAACGAGCAAAAGGCACACGACAATTTATACTGGGAATTCCACGAAGAAGGCGGCAAGCAGGCGGTTAGAATGGGCGATTGGAAAGCAATACGACTGAACATGAGCAACAACCCCGACGCTCCCATTGAATTGTACAATCTGGCCAACGATGCTGCCGAACAAAACAACGTTGCTCCCGACCATCCGGAAATCGTACAGAAAATGGCCGAGATCATGGCCAAAGAACACACCTATTCAAAGGAGTTTGCTTTTGAATTTGAGAAAAAGTGA